The following nucleotide sequence is from Azoarcus sp. CIB.
CGATGATCGGCCTCCTGGAACGCTTCCGCCGCTGGCGCAGGGCGCGCCGCGTCGATGCGGTGTCGGTTTCCGACGAAACGTGGGCGCGCGCGGAAGCGCGACTGCCCTTCCTCGACTACCTCGAACCGCAGCACCGCCCGCGGCTGCGCGAACTGGCGCGCGCCTTCATCGCCGAGAAGCAGTTCTACGGCGCCCACGGCTTCGCGCTCACCGACGAGGTCATCGTCACGATCGCGCTGCAGGCTTGTCTGCCGGCGCTGCGCATCGGGCTGCACGCCTACCGCGGCTGGGTCGGCGTGATTGTGTACCCAGGAGATTTCGTCATTCCGCGCAAGATCATGGACGAGACCGGGATCGTGCATGAATACGACGACGAGGTGCTCGGCGAAGCGTGGGAAGGCGGTCCGGTGCTGGTGTCATGGCACGACGAAGAAGATGCGCCGGAAGGTGTGAACGTCGTGGTCCACGAGTTCGCCCACAAGTTGGACATGGAAAACGGCGAGGTCGACGGCCTGCCCCTGCTGCCCGCGGGGATGTCCCGCAAGGCCTGGGCGGAGGCCTTCTCGGCGGGCTACGAGCGCTTCTGCCGGCAGGTCGACGCGCATCAGGAGACGGCGCTCGACCCCTACGGTTCCGAAAGCCCGGGGGAGTTCTTCGCCGTCGCGTCCGAGACCTTCTTCGAAGCGCCCAGCCTGCTGCAGGAGGACTTCCCGGCAATCTACGAGCAGCTCCGGCAGTTCTACGGCGCCGATCCCGCTGCCGGCGAACGGCGCCTGTACGGCGAACCGCCGCGGGACGCCGACGTCGAATCGCCATGAGCGAACGCAAGCGGCTGCTCGTCGTGTATCACACCCAGTCCGGCAATACCGGCCGTCTGGCGGAGGCGGTCGTGCGCGGCGCGCGGCGCGTGGCCGAGACGGACACCGTCGTGAAGCGGGCCTTCGATGCGGGCGTCGACGACCTGCTCGGGTGCGACGCCCTGCTGCTCGGCACGCCCGAGAATTTCGGCTACATGTCGGGCGCCCTCAAGGACTTCTTCGACCGCACCTATTACCCCTGCGAGGGCAAGCTCACAGCCCTGCCCTACGCCGTGTTCGTCAGCGCCGGGAACGACGGGACGGGCGCGGTGCGCGAGATCGAGCGCATTGCCCGCGGCTACGGCTGGAAGGCGGTGGCGGACGCGCTGATCGTGCGCAAGCTCGTCAGCGACGACGCGCTCGTGCAATGCGAGGAGCTCGGCGAGGCGATCGCTAGCGGACTGGCGCTCGGGATCTTCTGAACGCCCGACCGGCCCGCACGGGCGCGAACAAGGCCCAGCGCCGATATTCCATATGGGTTTTACAGCGTATGTTCGGCACCCGAAAAATCCTGTGAATCCAGCTCCTGCGCGCCTTTCACGAATCGCTGCAAACTCCGCAGACGAAATTCGATTGCGATCCTTTGACAGCAGGTCTAAGCTGGAATTGCTGCGTTCGCAGGCGCAGCGTGCTGTCCGTTCGACTCAAATCCCGGAGGACGATTCATGGCGATTACCTGGATTCTGGTTGCCAATGCCAGCCTGGCCAAACTGTATGCGAACCTTGGTCCCAACAAGGGCCTGACGCTGGTTAAGGAGCTGATCCACCCCGAAAGTCGACAGAAAAATTCCGAACTCGTTACCGACCGCGCGGGCGCGTCGCCCTCGGCGGGCAACGCATCGGGTTCGAAGCAGGCGCAGACCCAGCCCAAGACTCACGAGGCCAAGATATTTGCGCAGGAGATCGCACAGGAGCTATACAAAGGACGAGCCACGAACGCATTCGGCCGGGCCATCGTCTTTGCGCCACCGGCATTCATGGGAATGCTCAACTCGGTGCTCGACACCCCGACCGCACAGCTGATCACGGATCGCTTCGAAAAGGACTACACCAAGGAACCCGAACCGGTGCTGCGCGAACGCCTAGCGTCCTGCCTGTTCGTCTGATTCCGACCGATTCTTCGAGCGTCTCTCATCAGGAGACGATGGGACCGTGAAGAGCGGTCCCGAAGAGCAGCGGGGCGCTTGGCGCCCCGCTTTTTTTCGTGCGCGCCGCGCCACGTCAGTGGCGCCAGTTGCCGCCGGTGAAGTGCACGCGTTGGGCATTCTCCATGTCCATCATCGTCATGAAGTCGCTGCGGCTCATCTGGATGATCTTCTCGTGATCGCCCGACTCGAAATAGATCTCGTCCTGATCGGCAATGCTCTCATCCACGATCATGCGCATGCCGTAGGCTGCCCCTAGCGGCGGCACCGCGCCGGCTTCGCAGTCACCGAACAGCTCCGACAGCTCGGACTCGCTCGCCAGCCGCAACTCGCGATGCATCACCCGGCTCAGGATGCCCAGTTGCACGTGCTGCGTCGACGGCAGCACGGCCATCAGGTAGCCGTGGTCGTCTTCGAGCACGACCGATTTCGCGAGGCTGCTCGCCGGAATGCGCGCAAGGTGCGCGGTATCCATGCTGCTGTGGGAATGGGGATGGCTCAGCACGTCGTAGCGCAGACCGTGCTCCATCATGAATTCGTGAACTCTCGACGGAATTGCCATGGCAGTTCTCCTGATCTTCAGGTGCGGGCGACTCTTGTACGCCGCCCTTGGCGATATTGGGATCCGGAAACCCTCCCTGCGGCGCCCCTGTACGTTCGCCGACCATTCATTTTAGGACGCCGGCGGCGAGCTTGCAGGGATGCAGCGCCCCCTGCCCGCGGACTCAGGCCTGCGCGCCGGCAGCACCTGGCCAGGATTCGAGCACGGTGTAGTGCGCCCCTTCGGGCTTGGGGTCGGACTCGACCAGCACGAATTCGCCCACCGGCCATTCGATCGGAGGATCGAGCGCCGTCGCGGAAAACTCACCACGTGCGTTGCGCAGCAGCGTGACGTGGGCGGCGAACTTGCGGTGTTCGACGGGGAAGCCGCCTTCGGCGAGCGCGGCGTTGAGCTGCGTCACGAGCGATTCCAGTTCCCCTGGCAATTCGCTCGCCCCCGCCCACACGATGTGGTTGTGGCGCCAGCCGGCGATGCGGTCGAGGCGGAGCGTGAACGGCGGGAACGCGACCTTGTGCGCCGCCGCGCGCAGCTCTTCGAGGCGCTCGCGCGGAATATCGCCGATAAATGCGAGCGTCAGGTGCAGGGTGTCGCGGCGCATGCGGCGACCACCGGTAAGTCCGTGTGCGCGCTCGCCCTCCTGGTGCAGCCTGCGCGCGATTGCCGGTGCCGGCCAGATGGCGAAGAACACCCGCACGCGCTGCCGTGCGCCGGGCGCAGGGTCAGGCGGCCGAGTCATCCTGCACGAGCAGGGCCACGACCTGGGAAGCGATGCCTTCGCCGCGACCGGTGAAGCCGAGCTTCTCGGTGGTCTTGCCCTTGATGTTCACCATCGCTTCCCCGATGCCGAGATCGGCCGCGATGTTCGCGACCATCGCCGGGGCATGCGGCAAGATCCGCGGCGCGCGGCAGATCACCGTGGCGTCGACATTGACGACCGCAAAACCAGCCTTGCGCACGGCGGCGTAGGCCTCGCGCAGCAGCACGCGGCTGTCCGCGCCGGCGTGCTGCGGGTCGGTATCGGGGAACAGGCGCCCGATGTCGCCCAGCCCCGCCGCACCGAGCAGCGCATCGGTCAGCGCGTGCAACAGCACGTCGGCGTCGGAATGGCCGAGCAGCCCACGCTCGTAAGGAATCGTGACGCCGCCTACGATCAGCGGGCGTCCCGGCACCAGGGCATGCACGTCGAAGCCCTGGCCGATGCGGAAGGGTACTTTCATGTCAGCGGGAATCCCTGTTCGTGAGGATCCACTCGGCCAGGTGCAGGTCGAGCGGATAGGTGACCTTCAGGTTGGTGGCGTCGCCCTCGATCAGCCGGGGACGCAGGCCGGCGGCTTCGATCGCGCTGGCCTCGTCGGTGACGTTGTTCGCGGCCTCCAGCGCACGGCGCAGCATCACGTAGCGGAACATCTGCGGTGTCTGCGCCTGCCACAGGCTGTCGCGCGGTACGGTCTCGAGCACGTGGCGGTGCGCGTCGGCACGCTTGAGCGTATCGGCGACGGGAACGGCCAGAATGCCGCCGACCTCGTCGTGGGCGAGATCGCGGATGAGCTTCTCGATGTGCCAGCGGGCGAGACAGGGGCGCGCCGCATCATGCACGAGCACCCAGTCCGATTGCTCCGCCTCGCGCACGATCGAGCGCAAGCCGCCCAGCACGCTGTCGGCGCGCGTGGCACCGCCGCAGAACAACGGCACCAGCTTGGGACCGAGGCCGGACCAGTCGTGGCGCTTCCACTCCGCATCGCCGACCGACAGCACGACGAAGACCTTGTCGATCTCCGGCGTTGCGCACAGCACTTCGAGCGAATGGCGGATGAGCGGCTTGCCGAGGAGCTCGAGATACTGCTTCGGCTGTGATGCGCCCATGCGGCTACCGCTGCCGGCGGCCGGAACGATCGCGAAATGGCGGGGATGAAAGTTCTGCATGGCGCGGATTCTAACCGTGCCGCGCCAGACCGGGCGAAACTCCGCCCACCGCGTGCGCACCGGCGACGATTGGAATAAAGTTGCAAACGGGAATGAAAGAACGAGGCCGCCCCGCGAAACCAGTACGGAACGTGCGAAAGGAGAGCCCGCAGTGCCCTTTGCAAAACCGGTCGATTTTTCCCAGATCGAGGCTTTCCTGATCGCGATCGGCATCGGTCTGCTGATCGGTTTCGAGCGCGAGCGCGTCGCGTCGGCGCGGGCCGGCGTCCGCACCTTCGGCATCGTGGGCCTGCTGGGCGCCCTGACGGGCATGCTCGGCGAACACCTCGCCTCCATCGCGCCGGTGGTCGTCGGCATGGCGATCATCGGCGCAATGATCATCGCCGCCTACCTGCGCCATCCGGACCCGGTCGATCCGGGGACCACCTCCGTGGCCGCCCTGCTCGTGTGCTACTGCCTGGGGGTCGCCGTATGGCTGGGCCATGCGATGGTGGCGGTGATCCTATCGGTCGCGACGACGATCCTGCTCTACTTCAAGACCGAACTGCGGGGCGTCGCGACGCGGCTGGAGGCAAAGGAATGGATCTCGATCTTCCAGTTCGCCGTCCTGTCGCTGGTCATCCTGCCCTTCCTCCCGAACGAAACCCTGGACCCGTACAACGCGATCAACCCGCGCCAGGTGTGGTGGATGGTGGTCCTGATCTCGGGCCTGAGCCTTGCGGGCTACGCGACGCTGCGCCTGGTGGGGGCGCGCTACGGTGCGGCGCTCGTCGGCATTGCCGGAGGGCTCGCATCGAGCACGGCCACGACGCTGATCTATGCACGCAATGCGCGCGAGGCGCCGCCCTCCGCCCCGGTGGCCGCGCTCGTGATCGTGCTCGCGAATCTGGTGATGATGGTCCGCGTCACCGTGATCGCCGCGCTGGTGGCGCCGGGCGTCGTGAAATCGCTGGCGATTGCGGTGGCCCCCGCCCTGCTCCTCGGCGCGCTCAGCCTGTTCTGGTACTGGCGGGAGCAGACGAGCGTCCAGGCCTTCATGCCCGAGACGCGCAACCCGACCGAACTGCGCGCCGCGCTCGGCTTCGGTGCGGTGTATGCCGTGGTGCTCTTCATCTCGGCCTGGCTCTCCGACATCGCCGGCAATCAGGGGATGTACGTTCTCGCGCTGGTGTCCGGCCTCACCGACCTGGATGCCATCGCACTGTCGAGCATGCGCCTCTTCAACCTTGGGAAGCTCGCGCTCGACGTCACGGTGATCGCCATCGGCCTGGCGATGATCGCGAATCTCGTGTTCAAGACCGGCATTGCCCTCGTCGTGGGCGGACGGCCGCTGGGCATGAAGATTCTCGGCGGCATGGGCGCGGTTGCGGCCGGCCTGGGCGGCGGGATCGCCTGGCTCGCAATGTTTCCGGGAAGCCTATAATTAGCAAAAGCTGAACCACGCGTTCGGCCCAGCCATCTCACCCGAAAGGAATTCCATGGCCACTGCCTCCATTCGCCCCGCTGCGGTCGCCGGCTACTTCTATCCCGACGATCCGCAGGTGCTGCAGGCCCAGATCGGTGAAATGCTGTCGACTGCCGTGCCGCTGGAAACGGTGTCCGCGCCGAAGGCGCTCATCGTGCCGCATGCAGGCTACGTCTACTCCGGTCCGGTTGCGGCCAGCGCCTACGCCGCGGCCGCCGGGCTGCGCGACGTGGTGCGGCGTGTGGTGCTGCTGGGGCCCGCCCACCGCGTGCCGGTGGCATCCTTCGCACTGCCCGCGGCGCAGGTGTTTTCGACGCCGCTCGGGCCCGTGCCCATCAGCCGCAAGGACTGGCTCGCGCTGCAGCAGCGTGCCGATGTCGTCGTCGACGATCGGCCGCACGCACTCGAGCATTGCCTGGAGGTTCAGCTTCCCTTCCTGCAGACCATCCTCGACGCCTTCGAACTCGTCCCGCTGCTGGTGGGCGGCGCCACCGGCGATCAGGTGGCGGATATCCTCGACGCGCTGTGGGGCGGGCCGGAAACGCTGATCGTCATCAGCTCGGACCTCTCGCACTATCAACCCTATGCGCAGGCCTGCTGCACCGACCGCAGCTCGGTCGACCAGATCCTCAAGCTGCGCACCGGTCTCGACCACGACCAAGCCTGCGGCGCGACACCGATCAACGGACTGCTGCGCGTCGCGGCGCGTCACGGCCTCGAACCCCATCTCCTCGATCTGCGCAATTCCGGCGACACGGCCGGGGACCGTGCGCGGGTCGTCGGCTACACCAGCATTGCCTTCTGCGAATCGTCTCGCCATGCCGCTTCCGCCCGACACTGAACTCGGCCACATCCTGCTTGCCCGCGCACGCCACGCGATCGCGCATGAACTCGGTG
It contains:
- a CDS encoding NAD(P)H-dependent oxidoreductase, whose amino-acid sequence is MSERKRLLVVYHTQSGNTGRLAEAVVRGARRVAETDTVVKRAFDAGVDDLLGCDALLLGTPENFGYMSGALKDFFDRTYYPCEGKLTALPYAVFVSAGNDGTGAVREIERIARGYGWKAVADALIVRKLVSDDALVQCEELGEAIASGLALGIF
- the ispD gene encoding 2-C-methyl-D-erythritol 4-phosphate cytidylyltransferase, with product MQNFHPRHFAIVPAAGSGSRMGASQPKQYLELLGKPLIRHSLEVLCATPEIDKVFVVLSVGDAEWKRHDWSGLGPKLVPLFCGGATRADSVLGGLRSIVREAEQSDWVLVHDAARPCLARWHIEKLIRDLAHDEVGGILAVPVADTLKRADAHRHVLETVPRDSLWQAQTPQMFRYVMLRRALEAANNVTDEASAIEAAGLRPRLIEGDATNLKVTYPLDLHLAEWILTNRDSR
- the thpR gene encoding RNA 2',3'-cyclic phosphodiesterase produces the protein MTRPPDPAPGARQRVRVFFAIWPAPAIARRLHQEGERAHGLTGGRRMRRDTLHLTLAFIGDIPRERLEELRAAAHKVAFPPFTLRLDRIAGWRHNHIVWAGASELPGELESLVTQLNAALAEGGFPVEHRKFAAHVTLLRNARGEFSATALDPPIEWPVGEFVLVESDPKPEGAHYTVLESWPGAAGAQA
- a CDS encoding M90 family metallopeptidase, whose translation is MIGLLERFRRWRRARRVDAVSVSDETWARAEARLPFLDYLEPQHRPRLRELARAFIAEKQFYGAHGFALTDEVIVTIALQACLPALRIGLHAYRGWVGVIVYPGDFVIPRKIMDETGIVHEYDDEVLGEAWEGGPVLVSWHDEEDAPEGVNVVVHEFAHKLDMENGEVDGLPLLPAGMSRKAWAEAFSAGYERFCRQVDAHQETALDPYGSESPGEFFAVASETFFEAPSLLQEDFPAIYEQLRQFYGADPAAGERRLYGEPPRDADVESP
- the amrB gene encoding AmmeMemoRadiSam system protein B: MATASIRPAAVAGYFYPDDPQVLQAQIGEMLSTAVPLETVSAPKALIVPHAGYVYSGPVAASAYAAAAGLRDVVRRVVLLGPAHRVPVASFALPAAQVFSTPLGPVPISRKDWLALQQRADVVVDDRPHALEHCLEVQLPFLQTILDAFELVPLLVGGATGDQVADILDALWGGPETLIVISSDLSHYQPYAQACCTDRSSVDQILKLRTGLDHDQACGATPINGLLRVAARHGLEPHLLDLRNSGDTAGDRARVVGYTSIAFCESSRHAASARH
- a CDS encoding MgtC/SapB family protein yields the protein MPFAKPVDFSQIEAFLIAIGIGLLIGFERERVASARAGVRTFGIVGLLGALTGMLGEHLASIAPVVVGMAIIGAMIIAAYLRHPDPVDPGTTSVAALLVCYCLGVAVWLGHAMVAVILSVATTILLYFKTELRGVATRLEAKEWISIFQFAVLSLVILPFLPNETLDPYNAINPRQVWWMVVLISGLSLAGYATLRLVGARYGAALVGIAGGLASSTATTLIYARNAREAPPSAPVAALVIVLANLVMMVRVTVIAALVAPGVVKSLAIAVAPALLLGALSLFWYWREQTSVQAFMPETRNPTELRAALGFGAVYAVVLFISAWLSDIAGNQGMYVLALVSGLTDLDAIALSSMRLFNLGKLALDVTVIAIGLAMIANLVFKTGIALVVGGRPLGMKILGGMGAVAAGLGGGIAWLAMFPGSL
- a CDS encoding host attachment protein, whose protein sequence is MAITWILVANASLAKLYANLGPNKGLTLVKELIHPESRQKNSELVTDRAGASPSAGNASGSKQAQTQPKTHEAKIFAQEIAQELYKGRATNAFGRAIVFAPPAFMGMLNSVLDTPTAQLITDRFEKDYTKEPEPVLRERLASCLFV
- a CDS encoding YbaK/EbsC family protein, whose protein sequence is MAIPSRVHEFMMEHGLRYDVLSHPHSHSSMDTAHLARIPASSLAKSVVLEDDHGYLMAVLPSTQHVQLGILSRVMHRELRLASESELSELFGDCEAGAVPPLGAAYGMRMIVDESIADQDEIYFESGDHEKIIQMSRSDFMTMMDMENAQRVHFTGGNWRH
- the ispF gene encoding 2-C-methyl-D-erythritol 2,4-cyclodiphosphate synthase — encoded protein: MKVPFRIGQGFDVHALVPGRPLIVGGVTIPYERGLLGHSDADVLLHALTDALLGAAGLGDIGRLFPDTDPQHAGADSRVLLREAYAAVRKAGFAVVNVDATVICRAPRILPHAPAMVANIAADLGIGEAMVNIKGKTTEKLGFTGRGEGIASQVVALLVQDDSAA